The proteins below are encoded in one region of Planctopirus limnophila DSM 3776:
- a CDS encoding twin-arginine translocation signal domain-containing protein translates to MALPISRRDALKTACVATAGLISGAPFVHAQSKADSQPLTTGQGDYQYAVIHNWAQLPSEFTWQTTQAVVVDKNGFVYLNHTGDFNKKNHPNVFVFDQDGKYVRSFGQYFQGGAHGLELREENGEEFLYFSNPDPVQSIAKTNLKGELIWERFAPMESGIYPEGENTLPQRVRSGEVPRKGVGGPNRYKPTNIAFLKDGDLLVADGYGSNYIHRYTKDGEYKLSFAGAGPSPGKFSTNHGLALEARPGKEEILYVTDRSRNTIQCLTPEGKFVSLIDGFQKPCHVDFYKDLMLVPELQGRVTLLDGNNKVLAYLCDDHQNVNAGKVNRGDAKQWAPGKFVHPHDATFDHNGNIIVSEWVTTGRITLLKKLS, encoded by the coding sequence ATGGCCTTGCCTATTTCTCGACGCGATGCATTGAAGACCGCCTGTGTGGCCACTGCCGGTTTGATTTCAGGGGCTCCGTTCGTGCATGCTCAAAGTAAAGCGGATTCTCAGCCGCTGACCACTGGGCAAGGCGATTATCAGTACGCAGTGATTCACAACTGGGCTCAACTTCCCAGCGAGTTTACGTGGCAGACAACTCAGGCCGTGGTGGTGGATAAGAATGGCTTTGTCTATCTGAATCACACGGGTGACTTCAACAAGAAGAATCACCCGAATGTCTTCGTCTTCGATCAGGACGGAAAGTACGTCCGCTCCTTCGGCCAATACTTTCAGGGCGGCGCTCACGGGCTGGAACTTCGTGAAGAGAATGGTGAGGAGTTTCTTTACTTCTCGAATCCCGACCCGGTGCAGTCGATTGCTAAGACCAACCTCAAGGGGGAACTGATCTGGGAACGGTTTGCACCCATGGAATCGGGCATTTATCCCGAGGGTGAGAACACCTTGCCACAGCGTGTTCGTTCTGGTGAAGTTCCTCGCAAAGGAGTGGGTGGACCCAATCGCTATAAGCCGACGAACATTGCCTTTTTGAAGGATGGCGATCTGCTGGTGGCCGATGGATATGGTTCCAATTACATCCATCGCTATACAAAAGACGGCGAGTACAAATTGAGCTTTGCTGGTGCCGGCCCCAGTCCGGGAAAGTTCAGCACCAACCATGGTCTGGCCTTGGAAGCACGACCCGGGAAAGAAGAAATTCTCTATGTGACTGACCGCAGTCGCAACACGATTCAATGCCTGACGCCTGAGGGCAAATTTGTTTCACTCATCGACGGTTTTCAGAAGCCCTGCCACGTCGATTTCTACAAGGATCTGATGCTGGTGCCAGAGCTTCAGGGTCGTGTGACGCTCCTGGATGGCAACAACAAGGTTCTGGCTTATCTGTGCGATGACCATCAGAACGTCAATGCCGGTAAGGTGAATCGAGGTGACGCCAAGCAGTGGGCACCCGGCAAATTTGTCCATCCGCACGATGCCACTTTTGACCATAATGGCAACATTATTGTCAGTGAATGGGTCACAACGGGACGGATTACCTTACTCAAGAAATTGAGTTAA
- a CDS encoding MlaD family protein translates to MSERQLQFRVGMMVLVAMAIGVGLLVRAGKLDSYWDEDFSIAIQFESAGGIYPSAPVRLYGLTIGNVRDVRLDNKRRGVIVIAEIDAKHKLPIDSTAQVAVSLLGEGHLEIIPGLSEEPLKHGAVISGQAAGDPMALVARLEAKTTATMDSFAATSKEWGTLAHNVNNLLETKRGNIDQVIERAADSLDQLSLAMKSATELIQQANRIVGDPKTQAALQQTAQSLPRLVNDTRETIVVARTTLESMQQNLKNLESVTDPLAKKGNDMIVRLDTSLANLDRLLADASRFVRTLNTQDGTLQKLAADPQLYDNLNRSAQLVTVLLRGIEPIVQDMREFSDKVARRPEILGVGGAIQPSNGLRDTELIEQSGGTAPKTQQKSVRPSFLPGR, encoded by the coding sequence GTGTCTGAGCGTCAGTTGCAGTTTCGCGTTGGAATGATGGTGCTGGTGGCCATGGCCATCGGTGTCGGTCTGCTCGTTCGCGCGGGAAAACTGGATTCCTATTGGGATGAAGATTTCAGTATCGCCATCCAGTTTGAATCGGCCGGGGGGATTTATCCCAGTGCACCCGTCCGACTTTACGGACTGACGATTGGAAATGTTCGCGATGTCCGCCTGGATAACAAACGTCGAGGCGTGATTGTCATTGCCGAAATCGACGCCAAGCACAAACTTCCGATTGATTCCACTGCCCAGGTGGCCGTGAGCCTTTTGGGCGAGGGGCATCTGGAAATCATTCCTGGCCTGTCGGAAGAACCACTCAAACATGGCGCAGTGATCAGTGGTCAAGCTGCTGGTGATCCCATGGCTTTGGTCGCTCGACTTGAGGCCAAGACCACCGCCACGATGGATTCCTTTGCCGCCACGAGCAAGGAATGGGGCACACTCGCCCATAACGTCAACAATCTTCTCGAAACCAAACGCGGGAACATCGATCAGGTCATCGAGCGGGCCGCCGACTCGTTGGATCAACTTTCACTGGCCATGAAATCCGCCACTGAGTTAATCCAGCAGGCCAATCGCATTGTTGGTGATCCCAAAACTCAAGCAGCACTCCAGCAGACCGCTCAATCACTCCCTCGTCTGGTTAATGATACTCGAGAGACCATTGTCGTAGCCCGCACGACGCTCGAAAGCATGCAGCAGAATCTGAAAAACCTCGAATCGGTCACCGATCCACTGGCCAAAAAAGGGAACGATATGATTGTCCGGCTCGACACCAGCCTGGCCAATCTGGATCGTCTTCTGGCCGATGCCAGTCGGTTTGTCCGGACCCTGAATACTCAGGATGGCACACTGCAGAAACTGGCGGCTGATCCCCAGCTCTACGACAACCTGAACCGTTCGGCCCAACTGGTGACAGTCCTCCTGCGCGGCATTGAACCGATCGTTCAGGACATGCGGGAGTTCAGTGATAAAGTCGCTCGCCGCCCCGAGATTCTCGGCGTTGGTGGAGCCATTCAACCCAGCAACGGCCTGCGCGATACCGAACTGATCGAGCAAAGTGGCGGAACAGCCCCCAAAACCCAGCAGAAATCGGTACGACCGAGTTTCCTGCCGGGAAGATAA